The genome window taaaatttaaatagaacACGTCACAAAATTAGACAACAGTTggaattcaatttaaaatttaattagattttctctcaactttacctattaatatatatatatatatagagagagagagagagaggaaatcttttattgttcttattatatatatatatatatatatatattatattttcgGTTCGTCTTTCATTATCGCAGTAGTTAAcatgtaattatttattaatgtttGATTTCATGTCAAgtttaatttcaatttcataGTAGATGCCTCGGACCCATATTGTGAGTAGGAGGTGCCTCATCCGTTTTCAAGTGATTGTGAATAGGAGGACCCATATTTTGAGTAGGAGGACCCATATATTTTCTGAGCATTGCGAATATATGTAACTTTTGCTAAGCCATCTTGTGAATTGCATAAGTTTTCCTCCAAACATAATCACGTTATGTGAGGATTTATGTGTAAACTGTTAAAcatcttaaaaataaatggtaAGTTGCTCATGTGATGACATGTGTTCATATTTagagttataatatttttcatataaaacaatattataagAGGGTTTTGTGCTACATAATAAACTTCAGGGATTAAGTGTTACATAATAAACAATTTATACATAAATCAATAACATAAAAGGGGTTAATTGTTATATATTCTAAACTTCAAGGGGTTCTATGTTTTATAAAGAAAAGCTAagtttgtgtattttttttccaaataatttaaataagtcacaTGACCATCAAATAGGTTATATAATTGACTGTATATGTGGATGCTCATTTGAGTTGTTACATAATGGGTTAGATGAATTCTCCTTCAaaccaattaggaaaaaaattattctaaaaagaaaagagaaagaatctatttaatgatgaaaatttacaaatttgaataaaatatatatatatatatatagtatcgcattatttaaaaattttataattctttatcaagtaaaatgtttgtgtaaattaataaattatataacacCATGTATATCTTTagatttgggaaaaaaaattaaatgcagaGAATCCTTAATATCAAGTTGTGTACATAGctagaaaaatatagaaaaatgaggggaagaaaaagttatttaattaatgGCAAAACTTAGGTTCAATTCCTTATGTGTTGTACCTTTGATTTGTTAATTGAATAAAACCATGTAGTTGTATTGACCAATACACGGAAATGGTGATatctttccaaaaacaattatatTCAACCATGTAATTCATTGGCTAATGCAACCACAAAGTTGAATATAATAGGAGAATATATAGTAGGGCACTTGAAAATTTGTAACTAGTTTGGGTAAAACTTTTGTATAGTTCCTCATGTAATATATTAGGTtcaccaattaaattcaaacacatagtAACTCCAAGGAATTGGCCTAGTGGTGCCTAAAACCTCATGAGATCCATGAGGtcttaaaattaaaagtctAAAATCTCTAACTAGCATCATGGGGCCTCTTCAAGGAATTCTTTCTTATAATCATTTAATGTGTGCAAGACGTAAGGAATACATGCACTCGGAGGACTAGTATCTCCTTTCATTCAATTTTCCAATCTCCttcaagttttatttaaatttaaaacatgtggcatttaaaaatcaaataaatcagTTGTTACGCATCTAGCTAAAAAATGGGAGGAAATTTGTTTTCGTGCTTAACACCGTtattaagggggaaaaaagaaggcCAAACAGTTTAATTGTCAATAAGAAagatataattatttatactttATTAGTAAATATAATCATGTGTTTGAATTTCATTGGAGAATTTTATGTACTGCAgctatatacttatatatataaatatatatctataatgGTTGTTCTTAGCTAAGCTAACTATATACAGTTTCATGATAATTGTTCttatcattagactaagatATCATCGTTTTTTGTGTAGACAAAAAACTCCAAAtctcatatttaaaaaataagaaattttatttgttaagttAACTGAAACTCTGTTACATTGATATATTGTTTATACCCTATAAAAATTACCCTTTGACTAATAGTTGAGCTAACTATCTCAACAACTAACTGCAGTAACAACTATATCTATAACAACTCCACTCCACCACCATCTCGTGACTCGCAAAAATTCAGCAGCATCCAAATAAAGAAAAGCACAACTCctttctctataaaaaaaagggtaaaaaacaATGCAAATAAAGTCATAAAACCCACTTCATTATCCAAATTAAatataggaaaaagaaaaaattgtttgtttattttttcttttttttaaatcactgttgtttgctttctttttaAGCGAATGCTACCAAACAAACCACACAAAACATAACGTCGAAGCATTTGTCATCTGTTTCTTTCTCCGATAAAGATCACACATCACATTCCCCACACGTTTAATTTAACctcaaaactcaaacaaacagcatcttcttcatttttgtttataaagCTATAAACTTTACAAACCAAGATCCAGAACCCAACTCAGAAAAAGCCTCAGGAAGTGATAGAAAGATAAAGATAAGGCAAAGATGTGCTGTGGGACTAGGATATGTATGCTGTGTACGTGTCTCATACTTGTGGTGATAGTTATTGGGATGCTGTTCGGGTTTGGAGTGTTCAAGAATGGCTTCCACAAGTTGAAGGACACTGTGACTCTCTGTGATCCTAATGTCAATGGAAGTCTGTGTGGAACTAAAAGGCCCTTCTTGGGTTACACAGCTCCTCCACCTTTCTGATTCTGTGatgtaatgtttttttttttttttaccatttactaggattctttttttgtgttttctcttCAAATTCTCATCTGGGAATTTGGATTTTTAGGAATTACAGGATTGTTTCTTTGGATTTGTGTCGGTTTCATAATGCCTATATCTTTCTTTAATACCTCCTTAATTCTATTGTATGTACAGGATTTGTTAAGCCTTGAATCATGATCTGTGTGTTATGGATTcattgtgtttttctttttgaaatttgtttcCCAATAtcatattaattgatttttttataaccacttgttttatttatttgtttatttgtatatttgacgttttgttttttataatctGTCGAGATTGGGGTCCTCAGTGTACTTTGAATGCCGTTTTTACTTTCTTGttcatgcctttttttttttgtcttgattttattactattagtaAAATTTCAATGGAGCTATGAATGATTAAGCACTTAGAACAAGGAGACAGTATGTGTTGGAAATTTTGGAATCTATCATTATTCATTATGGGATTCGAGATTTAAAATAGGTAGTGGATAGCTCTGTTTCAACACCCACACCAGCCTCTCATAAACAACTCTTTTCTCTCAACAACAGCTGGTTTGTTTTAGTTCCACATTGACCTCTACGTCACACTTACCTCCATGTGATAAGGTGTCGTGGCGTGGAAGAAATGATTATAGAACTTGAAATGACGTAAAAGTTTTCACAAACATTTTCACACTTCAACTGACAAGTTATCACTAGAAAACCTCACTTTTATGTAGACTAATTATCGACAccacttttattatattaacaCACGACAATCTCAAGTTTGTGAAGGTGCTGTGCATGGTGGagcaataatttataattactAGTACAGTACTCatattaaatttattgaaaatcaAATTTGCTAACATCACTGCCAAACGCATGCTTATAAGTAGAGGGAATCCTAGTGTACTATtcatcttgaaatttaaaattaatagaaatttcTTAACATCAATGCCAAATAAGCGTGTTTATTAGTATTAGACTTCGCTCAAGCAAGAAAAGCTATAAaggcaaataaataaataaatgcaaaatacatgCCCCATAAGCAACATGGTGTACAAGCAACATGGTGTACAAGTTTTTGAATATGGACTCATTTTAATCTACACGCAGGCCCTGAAGAGTACAATGTAAATATGGTCTTAACTTCACGACGCTCTCGCCAAGATTCTTGACAACTTTCATCTCATgaacattataaatttatagtaaCAGATGGGAACTTGTGGCAGTCCAATATGGAATTTGCTATGAAACTTTAGAGTGTATAACTGCTAGAAACAATCAAGATTCACGTTCTGATCAGGAGCAGCAGTGCAACAATTGTTCACTATTCTTAGTAGTCTATGCGTTTTTTATCAGCAGTGGAACATTAAACAGCTTTTATATTAATGGGCCGAGTTGATAAAATTCTATATTGTGTATGAGCTCAGAGCAAAATTGATTTCATGTACAGTTTATATGACTGCTACAAGATTGCAAAATCAATGAATGTTACATGACAGACCCAGCATACAAGATGGGTTGGGTAATATTACTCCTACACATATCCATTTGGTTTATCTCCGCTCTTTGCTGATCTCTTCTGCAAATCCGCCTCATAATGTTGAAAAGCAGCATCTAGAGCCTGCACCATTATAGTCTTTGCCCATGAGTTTCAGCCATCAACAAGATGGCACTACATACAACAATCCAAAGCCAAAACAAATCATATGGTTCAATTATACCAAGTATtgatttgtttaattaattcTCATGATAATATGGAAAGGAGAAGGGGTGAGAACATTAACAGTACAAACAGGACAAGTGACAGGCTATCGCCAATCCACTGTCTTTCATGTTGCAGCCAAATTGAGTACTGTACTCAACCCCAAAGAGAGAGCGAGTTTGTAAGACAAATGCTGACCTGATGCATTGGACGAACAAGGAGAAAAACCTGCTGGCGAAGGTCTGAAGGAACTGATTCCTTTATTTCCTAGGATTtgacaaaagaataaaaaaaaaatgatgttaactAAAACAATATCCAAATCAGTAGTTACCAAAGCCTTGTGTGTGAGTCCAATGGAACAGAAGATGTGACTATCAAACCTTGAGCCCCATAGGAACAATGTATacacaacaaaatacaaaagaggTAGAGAAGGAAAACATCCAGTGTTTTCAGATATAAAGAAAATACATGTTCAATGGGAAGTTGCTCATCTTCACATGTTTACTTTATCCTACTAACATCATGCTGCAAACTGTTACCCAGTCACCTTCACATGTTAATGTTCTTCCTGAGCAGCACATTTGTTACCTTGGACAAGGAAATCAAGAAACTCTCCGTTTTTATGATGGAAAATTTTGAGACATTAATATTACAAACAAAATAAGATAAAAGGGGAAAAGTTTGAGATAAAAGGAAATCTAGAAACTCTCCATTCTTATCTTGCTTAACCTTATTTTGATATCTACCAAGAATATCAACcaattttgtttaatattcaGATGCAGTCAACAAATGGACAAAATTAATGCAATTTAAATATCCAAGAGGATTCGAGTGCTCTAGAAAAtcaaaactattgaaaatgacTATATACAATAACGGCGAACTGAAGACAATAATCAAGAAGATATGTTGATGGGGTTGGAAGAATCAAAAGCTCATGAGtggaacaaataaaataaaagggatttttttttataagataccTCCAGCTGTGGATAAATTTTTGACATGGCATCCTTCACTCTGCTCACCTGCACATTAATCACTAAATGAATATGGCAATAGGCATGCTGAACCAATCCAATCAAAAGACAACAATGTCAAATAAAAGGAAACTCATGCagtaaaatttcagaaaatccaTATTCAAATGCTGTGCATTACATATCCTCATTTTAATCAAAGTCATATACTCACATTTGAGGGCAACAGTTCTTGACTGTATTCTTCATTCTTAAaccaatatattatattttggtAAGTGTTCTTAAAACAATATACTACTGAAAAGACATACAGAGTTCATTCTTCTATTCCAATATCAGTTTTGTATTATCCTTGCCACAATGAAATTGACATTTCTAAAACTTATAGAACTTGAAGTtctaagaaaatatttaatagtTAATTATCATAAGATTTGGCATTATAATATTTCAAAGCAAGAACAAGATTTCAGATAATAGATTTAGAAAGTTTGCAAAAATCTGAAACCATGATAAATAATCCAGTAACTCCTCACAACCTTTAATTTGATAACATCAAGCCCATAAACTGCATGAGACTTCACCTTAATCTACTTAACATTGGAAAAATTATAGTGTTATGCACTTTACCAAGATGCTTATAGTGGTTTGCTGACAGTTTACTATCTATAACTCTTTTGCCCACAAACAAATGCTcaaccataaataaataaatgtgtttAACATGACTCTTGTCCATGTTAACAAATACAACACTTACCTTAGCATAAAGATATGATGTAGTAATTGGATATGAAGACCAAAAGTGCCTCAGTAATTCTTGAATGGATATCCAATGctggaaacaaaaaaaactcttcttattaatattaaaatcaCTGAAAAACCAAAATTCATAGAATATACAATTAATAAGTTCAAcataacacaaaaaaagaattgattCTAGCACACAGCCAGCTTAATCAATTCTTCAACAAATAAGATATCCATGGTGTTTAGCCACATTTTTCTAGAAGAagctatatattattttaagaaacaCACATCTACTCACATGTAGTAGTTCCTCTTTAGTTGTGTTGGGCAAGCTGTTCAGTATACCCTCTTGAGCATTCTTCCCAAGTTGAAATTTGGTACTTGAGATGTTCTGGGTCAATCCATTAAGGACCTGAACCATACAAATTACACACTTAAATTATGCAACATATATATGATAGCATATCACTTTTTCGGGGTTTTTGGGGATAAGTAATATTATATCTAATATCTTAAGGCTGGCACAAAATAAAGATGATATTACCATAACAGCAACCTCAGGTCTGACTACAGGATCACTTAATCCCATTGCTTTTATCTCTGATATTGAACCCCTCAAAGAACCATATGCTTCCTCAGAGCTCAGGCTACATCTTAATTGTTCTGATCCAGCTCGTGTATCATCAGAAGTTTTAAGTTGTTGGGAATCAAAGTAATCACGAGGATCCTGATTTTGGAAAAGCACGTATAAAACATCTGTATGACAATAATTTAGAAGCATTGTACAATGTATACAAAGTTCGACCTTGATACAAAGTGGAGCAAGAGGGTGATCATGAGGTGCCTGAAGGTCCTCCATCTCAGTCATCCGTGAAATTCTATC of Quercus lobata isolate SW786 chromosome 8, ValleyOak3.0 Primary Assembly, whole genome shotgun sequence contains these proteins:
- the LOC115957609 gene encoding uncharacterized protein LOC115957609 encodes the protein MCCGTRICMLCTCLILVVIVIGMLFGFGVFKNGFHKLKDTVTLCDPNVNGSLCGTKRPFLGYTAPPPF